One genomic region from Candidatus Acidiferrales bacterium encodes:
- a CDS encoding glycosyltransferase family 2 protein — protein sequence MLRVAAAIPAYNAAGTIGSVISQVAAYVGPENIFVVDDGSADETTLIARRKGAWVLRHTRRRGKGSALHDAVKEIIEQDYEWIITLDSDLQHDPGEIPNFLSAAEHFDVVLGKRSISSSGMPFHRFLSNLITSKLISLRTGIDVEDSQCGYRLFRAEVLRKIESPSRHYDYESDILLKAALGGFSIGFVPIKTIYNDSKSSIRVIDVLRFMKVYLKSFA from the coding sequence ATGCTTAGAGTCGCGGCCGCGATACCTGCCTACAATGCAGCAGGGACTATCGGGTCTGTAATCTCTCAAGTCGCTGCGTACGTCGGACCCGAAAATATTTTTGTTGTGGATGACGGCTCCGCCGATGAAACTACCCTTATCGCCCGAAGAAAAGGTGCTTGGGTTTTACGGCACACAAGAAGAAGAGGCAAAGGCTCGGCACTCCATGATGCAGTAAAAGAAATTATTGAGCAGGACTACGAATGGATCATAACTCTCGATTCCGATTTGCAGCACGATCCGGGGGAAATTCCCAACTTCCTGTCGGCAGCGGAGCACTTTGACGTCGTGTTAGGGAAGAGATCGATATCGTCAAGTGGAATGCCTTTCCATCGATTTCTTTCAAACTTGATCACCAGCAAGCTCATTTCGCTGAGGACAGGTATCGATGTTGAGGACAGCCAGTGCGGCTACAGACTCTTTCGGGCGGAGGTTCTGAGAAAAATAGAATCGCCATCCAGGCATTATGACTATGAATCGGATATCCTACTCAAGGCTGCTCTTGGCGGTTTCTCGATCGGGTTTGTTCCGATAAAAACAATTTACAACGACTCGAAGAGCAGCATCAGGGTGATCGATGTTCTGCGTTTCATGAAAGTCTACCTAAAGTCTTTTGCATGA
- a CDS encoding protein-L-isoaspartate(D-aspartate) O-methyltransferase — MTKTGLLDKYLEARDDMVRLLKERRISDERVLKAMMKIERHLFVPVPLRHHAYDDAALPIGEGQTISQPFTVAIMTEALCLRALDKILEIGTGSGYQAAILAEMGARVFTIERIPALLKNARQVLESLNIRFVSKEGDGTIGWVQFAPYDGIIATAGAPEIPKPLVEQLRVGGKLVVPVGSHAFQQMKVVTKINDNNEFEVADKADFKFVPLIGKEGWPEESFPRGSDGRENDK; from the coding sequence ATGACAAAAACAGGATTGCTTGACAAGTACTTAGAAGCGCGCGATGATATGGTGAGGCTCCTCAAAGAACGACGAATTTCCGACGAACGTGTTCTTAAGGCGATGATGAAAATAGAGAGACATCTTTTTGTGCCCGTGCCTCTTCGGCACCACGCTTATGACGATGCGGCGCTTCCTATAGGTGAAGGACAGACCATCTCGCAGCCATTTACGGTTGCGATTATGACCGAAGCATTGTGCCTTAGGGCGCTTGACAAGATTCTCGAGATAGGAACTGGAAGTGGTTACCAGGCGGCGATACTGGCCGAAATGGGAGCGAGAGTGTTTACGATTGAAAGAATTCCCGCATTGCTCAAGAATGCAAGACAGGTTTTGGAGAGTCTGAATATTAGGTTCGTCTCAAAAGAAGGTGACGGCACAATCGGATGGGTCCAATTTGCTCCATATGACGGAATCATCGCAACTGCAGGTGCCCCTGAGATTCCGAAACCGCTGGTCGAGCAGCTAAGGGTCGGCGGGAAACTCGTCGTGCCGGTTGGCTCGCATGCTTTTCAACAGATGAAAGTGGTTACCAAGATAAACGACAATAATGAATTTGAGGTGGCTGACAAAGCAGACTTCAAGTTTGTCCCGCTGATTGGCAAGGAAGGCTGGCCTGAAGAGTCATTTCCGAGAGGGTCGGATGGCAGAGAGAATGATAAATGA
- the miaA gene encoding tRNA (adenosine(37)-N6)-dimethylallyltransferase MiaA, with protein sequence MAERMINERTVVAIVGPTCSGKTRIGIELAKLINGEIISADARQIFKLIDIGTAKPTREELSKVPHHLVDVFPLDKEISAGAYAELAGKIAAEIFSRNRAPIIVGGSGLYIRALVDGLFDAPKIEPKVKEELRERLHSEGAKELLDELKRIDPDAAQGLLPQNYKRVVRALEVYYSSGKRISELRKTRPSVVNFNAIQFGIQLDRKLLYQRIERRVDEMVGRGLVHEVKEILRRGFDPKLNSLQTVGYKEAINHLKGKISFEEMISLIKMNTRRYAKRQMTWLKKDKRIVWIEADNKDPKQIAEEICSHASENGFVKNRIGAGLKKDCN encoded by the coding sequence ATGGCAGAGAGAATGATAAATGAACGAACAGTCGTCGCTATCGTGGGGCCTACCTGTTCTGGAAAAACTAGGATAGGAATCGAGCTTGCAAAACTCATCAACGGCGAAATAATTTCCGCGGATGCCCGGCAAATTTTCAAACTGATCGATATCGGAACGGCCAAGCCGACGCGTGAAGAATTATCGAAAGTCCCGCACCATCTTGTTGATGTTTTCCCGCTTGACAAAGAAATCAGCGCCGGCGCTTACGCGGAGCTCGCCGGTAAAATTGCAGCTGAGATTTTTTCCCGCAACCGCGCTCCAATTATTGTCGGAGGCTCGGGGCTCTACATTCGCGCTCTCGTTGACGGGCTATTTGATGCTCCGAAGATTGAACCGAAAGTCAAGGAAGAATTGAGGGAGAGGCTTCACTCGGAAGGAGCAAAGGAGCTTCTTGATGAATTGAAGCGCATCGATCCGGACGCGGCGCAGGGGTTGCTTCCGCAAAATTACAAACGTGTCGTCCGGGCCCTCGAAGTCTATTACTCCTCCGGCAAGCGAATTTCCGAATTGAGGAAGACACGTCCCTCGGTTGTTAATTTTAATGCCATTCAATTTGGAATTCAGCTTGACAGAAAGCTTCTATATCAGAGAATTGAAAGACGCGTTGACGAAATGGTCGGCCGTGGGCTCGTCCATGAGGTGAAGGAGATTCTGAGGCGTGGATTTGATCCGAAATTGAATTCTCTTCAAACTGTCGGCTACAAAGAAGCGATCAACCATCTCAAAGGAAAAATAAGTTTTGAAGAGATGATCTCATTGATCAAGATGAATACGCGCCGGTACGCGAAACGACAGATGACATGGCTTAAGAAAGACAAGAGGATTGTTTGGATTGAGGCGGACAATAAAGATCCGAAACAGATTGCTGAAGAAATCTGCAGCCATGCCAGTGAAAATGGATTTGTGAAAAACAGAATAGGGGCTGGTCTAAAAAAGGATTGTAATTAA
- a CDS encoding LOG family protein encodes MSENIALSPNKPNRIVSIFGSSRPKEDSPEYQEAELLGRKLSEAGLSVCTGGYRGIMEAVSKGASRVEGNIIGVTSAVFSPTPNEYVNMQVHTMTLYERLQKLIELGSGYIILKGGTGTLVELALVWELMNKNMISEKPIIVVTDFWKPVVDLLDTELAYEGLESCTKYVKIARDASEAADMMIEALPVRN; translated from the coding sequence GTGTCTGAAAACATAGCTCTAAGTCCAAACAAACCGAACAGGATTGTATCCATCTTCGGAAGCAGTCGTCCGAAAGAAGATTCCCCAGAATATCAAGAAGCCGAGTTACTCGGAAGAAAATTGTCTGAGGCGGGCTTGTCGGTATGCACCGGCGGCTATCGCGGCATAATGGAAGCCGTGTCGAAGGGAGCATCCCGGGTGGAGGGAAATATCATCGGAGTGACATCCGCTGTTTTCTCTCCCACACCAAATGAATACGTGAACATGCAGGTTCACACGATGACGCTTTATGAGCGGCTTCAAAAATTAATAGAACTTGGGAGCGGTTACATCATTCTGAAAGGCGGTACCGGAACGCTGGTTGAGCTTGCACTCGTCTGGGAGCTGATGAACAAGAACATGATTTCCGAAAAGCCGATCATCGTGGTTACGGATTTTTGGAAACCGGTCGTCGATCTCCTCGATACGGAACTCGCCTACGAAGGACTCGAATCTTGTACGAAATATGTAAAGATAGCAAGAGACGCCTCTGAAGCTGCCGATATGATGATCGAAGCACTCCCAGTTAGGAATTAA
- a CDS encoding LysM peptidoglycan-binding domain-containing protein, protein MFNKSRFLAIFVGLMAFSTFSCSSNQKLTKTQTIETTDVVHASQLDTTSLKASIEIHSQSIAQVSRFAALYGLDSILTDDQAVDKLLQVANEHYSNAMRLQKGKAQDSSAMEFENAINVLNDLSYYPDIENDSDFVALSREIIGDYEKYISSVQNLGPGTSVFALKEKLSQVVDSINVSGTNFPQPETTKTTVPLVMNKYVEQNIEFLTTRGRWHMQDWIYRSGYYIPMMKRIFKEEGVPEELVYMTMPESGLNPKARSWARAVGLWQFTRGTGSLYGLHSNWWYDERRDPIKCTRAAAVYLRDLYDRYGDWYLVLASYDCGSVGRAIRRSHGKRDFWQIKKRLPREARNYVPQYIATALIAMDPKTYGFDDKVDEVSPPLCDTVIIPESVDLKVLADETRIDIDSLLDLNPELVHSVTPPNFDGGGYPLKVPQGMGPLFAMNYQKLPESAKLTWTFHTVRRGETLGGIARRYGVRLSSLKLANDFSRRTRRIRPGTILMIPVNSSFYARNKQQGGAAFASRQVHHDAGRTDSSIHIVEEGETLTSIASDYNTTVAALKRINRLTGSRIKPNMKLYVSSVDMQNQNEVSSKVETTTPSQRASATFHRVRRRENLTKIAAFYGVSISDLKGWNNLSTNRVRVGQRLKILRPSIGYANNSSMIAESANQESKMIYRVRRGDSLWSIAKKFGITINKLRKWNVTADRDIRPGQRIVIYN, encoded by the coding sequence ATGTTTAATAAAAGCCGATTTTTAGCAATTTTCGTGGGGTTGATGGCATTCAGCACATTTTCGTGTTCCTCAAACCAGAAGCTGACAAAAACCCAAACGATTGAAACGACAGACGTTGTGCACGCCAGCCAGCTAGATACCACAAGCCTAAAAGCGTCAATCGAAATACATAGCCAAAGCATTGCTCAAGTATCAAGGTTTGCCGCTTTGTATGGTCTTGATTCCATCTTGACTGATGATCAAGCAGTTGATAAGCTTCTCCAGGTTGCCAATGAACATTATTCGAATGCAATGAGGCTGCAGAAAGGAAAAGCTCAGGATTCTTCTGCCATGGAATTCGAAAATGCAATAAATGTTTTGAATGATTTGAGCTATTATCCTGACATTGAAAATGACTCCGACTTTGTTGCGCTCAGCCGCGAAATTATCGGCGACTACGAGAAATATATATCTAGCGTGCAGAACTTGGGTCCTGGCACATCGGTTTTTGCATTGAAAGAAAAACTCTCCCAGGTTGTCGATTCCATAAACGTCAGCGGCACAAATTTTCCCCAACCCGAGACCACAAAGACGACGGTTCCCCTCGTAATGAACAAGTATGTCGAACAGAACATAGAATTTTTAACGACCCGCGGAAGATGGCACATGCAGGATTGGATTTACCGATCGGGTTATTACATACCGATGATGAAACGGATCTTCAAGGAAGAGGGAGTCCCCGAAGAACTTGTTTATATGACAATGCCGGAAAGCGGTCTTAACCCGAAAGCGCGCTCATGGGCGAGAGCAGTTGGACTCTGGCAGTTCACGCGAGGCACGGGCTCACTGTACGGACTTCATTCGAACTGGTGGTACGACGAGAGACGCGATCCTATCAAGTGTACGCGCGCAGCCGCGGTATACCTGCGCGACTTGTATGATCGGTACGGTGACTGGTATTTAGTACTCGCTTCGTATGATTGTGGATCGGTTGGAAGAGCGATCAGGAGAAGCCACGGCAAGAGAGATTTCTGGCAAATAAAGAAACGACTTCCAAGAGAAGCAAGAAATTATGTCCCGCAATACATTGCAACTGCTCTCATCGCGATGGACCCGAAGACTTACGGATTCGACGACAAAGTGGATGAAGTCTCTCCCCCCCTTTGCGACACCGTGATAATTCCCGAGAGCGTCGATTTGAAGGTGCTGGCAGATGAAACAAGAATTGATATCGACTCGTTGCTCGATCTAAACCCGGAATTGGTGCACTCGGTGACGCCTCCTAATTTTGATGGCGGTGGTTATCCGCTTAAGGTACCGCAGGGCATGGGACCCTTATTTGCTATGAACTATCAGAAACTTCCTGAAAGCGCAAAACTCACCTGGACTTTTCATACTGTCAGGCGAGGAGAAACTCTCGGAGGAATCGCCAGGAGGTACGGAGTCAGGCTCTCTTCGCTGAAACTTGCGAACGACTTCTCTCGAAGAACTCGCCGCATACGTCCCGGCACAATACTAATGATCCCGGTAAACAGCTCATTCTACGCACGCAACAAACAGCAAGGCGGCGCCGCTTTCGCATCCAGGCAGGTGCACCATGATGCGGGCCGGACAGACTCTTCAATTCATATCGTCGAGGAAGGCGAAACGCTTACGTCGATTGCCAGCGATTACAACACGACAGTCGCAGCATTAAAGAGAATAAACCGTTTGACCGGTTCCAGGATCAAACCCAACATGAAGTTATATGTGTCCTCCGTTGATATGCAAAATCAAAATGAGGTGTCGTCAAAAGTCGAGACCACAACTCCTTCTCAACGGGCTTCAGCTACTTTTCATAGAGTCAGACGTCGTGAGAACCTAACCAAGATTGCCGCTTTCTATGGAGTCAGTATCTCCGACCTGAAAGGCTGGAACAACTTGTCGACAAACCGTGTGAGAGTCGGGCAGCGTCTGAAAATATTGAGACCATCCATCGGATACGCAAATAACAGTAGCATGATCGCGGAATCAGCTAATCAAGAATCAAAAATGATCTATAGAGTCCGGCGCGGCGATTCATTATGGAGCATAGCAAAGAAATTCGGCATAACAATAAATAAACTTAGAAAATGGAACGTAACCGCCGACCGCGACATCCGACCCGGTCAGCGAATCGTGATTTATAATTAA
- a CDS encoding methylmalonyl-CoA mutase family protein, with amino-acid sequence MKKQKDNWEKRVKGEKLRDVKFTTISGYPVEMLYTPDDIENMDVGNDLGLPGEFPYTRGIHKTMYRSKLWTMRQFAGFGTPEDSNKRFHYLLENGQTGLSVAFDLPTLMGRDSDDPLSEGEVGVCGVSVSSLADMEMLFKGIPLDKVSTSMTINAPAAMLLAFYIAVAEKQNVKSNHLRGTIQNDILKEYIAQKEWIYPPTPSMRIITDMFEYCTKEMPKWNPISISGYHIREAGSTAIQELAFTLADGFAYVEAGIAAGLVVDEFVPKLSFFFNSHLDFFEEIAKFRAARRIWARHIRYRYSAKNPRSWKLRFHTQTAGCSLTAQQPENNIIRTAYQALAAVLGGTQSLHTNSMDETLALPSEKAATIALRTQQILACETGVANTVDPLGGSYFIESLTNDMEREAEKYFERIQALGGVLPAIEQGFFQRELADAAYRYQQELDRKEKVIVGVNQYVQENEQIEIPLLEIPKEVEGKQRRRIAEVRAQRSNFDAENSLEALRKAAEGGSNLMPHLIRASQSYATLGEMCSVLMKVFGVYEEPVVF; translated from the coding sequence ATGAAGAAACAGAAGGACAATTGGGAGAAGAGAGTCAAAGGCGAAAAACTCCGGGATGTTAAGTTCACCACTATCAGCGGCTATCCGGTGGAAATGCTATATACACCGGACGATATCGAGAACATGGACGTAGGCAATGATCTCGGTCTCCCGGGTGAATTTCCATATACACGGGGAATTCACAAGACCATGTATCGCAGCAAACTCTGGACAATGCGCCAGTTCGCCGGATTCGGGACTCCCGAGGACTCGAACAAAAGATTTCACTATCTTCTGGAAAACGGGCAGACCGGATTAAGTGTCGCATTTGACCTTCCTACTTTGATGGGACGCGACTCAGATGACCCGCTTTCCGAAGGAGAAGTCGGCGTCTGCGGTGTCTCAGTGAGCTCACTCGCAGACATGGAAATGCTCTTCAAGGGAATCCCGCTTGATAAAGTTTCAACATCTATGACGATAAACGCACCGGCCGCAATGTTGCTGGCATTCTACATCGCCGTGGCAGAAAAACAAAATGTAAAATCGAATCATCTTCGTGGCACAATCCAGAACGACATACTCAAAGAGTACATTGCACAGAAAGAATGGATTTATCCTCCGACTCCTTCGATGAGAATCATTACAGATATGTTCGAATACTGCACCAAAGAGATGCCTAAATGGAATCCGATTTCAATAAGCGGGTACCATATTCGCGAAGCGGGTTCGACGGCGATTCAAGAATTGGCATTCACGCTTGCCGATGGATTTGCATACGTTGAAGCAGGAATTGCAGCAGGACTTGTCGTCGATGAGTTCGTGCCGAAGCTGTCCTTCTTTTTCAATTCTCATTTGGATTTTTTTGAAGAGATCGCAAAATTCAGAGCCGCAAGAAGAATCTGGGCACGACACATCCGCTACAGATACAGCGCGAAGAATCCGCGAAGCTGGAAGCTGCGGTTTCATACTCAGACAGCAGGCTGCTCACTAACCGCACAGCAGCCCGAAAACAATATCATACGAACAGCGTACCAGGCGTTGGCGGCAGTACTCGGCGGCACGCAATCACTTCATACGAATTCTATGGACGAAACGCTCGCGCTGCCGAGTGAGAAAGCGGCCACTATCGCACTGCGGACGCAGCAAATCTTAGCCTGTGAAACCGGCGTCGCAAATACTGTCGATCCTCTTGGCGGAAGCTATTTCATCGAAAGTTTGACAAACGACATGGAGCGGGAAGCCGAAAAATACTTTGAAAGAATCCAGGCGCTTGGCGGAGTGCTTCCCGCAATCGAGCAAGGATTTTTCCAGAGAGAACTCGCAGATGCCGCATACAGGTATCAACAGGAACTCGACCGGAAGGAAAAAGTCATTGTCGGTGTTAATCAGTATGTGCAAGAAAACGAGCAAATTGAGATCCCGCTTCTCGAAATTCCAAAAGAGGTGGAGGGAAAGCAGAGAAGACGGATCGCTGAAGTCCGCGCACAAAGAAGCAACTTTGATGCAGAAAATTCACTTGAGGCCTTAAGAAAAGCGGCCGAAGGCGGCTCGAACCTGATGCCACATCTGATCCGGGCGTCACAATCTTACGCAACTCTCGGCGAGATGTGTTCTGTGCTCATGAAAGTGTTTGGGGTGTACGAAGAGCCGGTGGTGTTCTGA